One Diabrotica virgifera virgifera chromosome 3, PGI_DIABVI_V3a genomic window carries:
- the LOC114325803 gene encoding uncharacterized protein LOC114325803 has product METKQNRNSLIMKLTKKNVEIHNIDKPMWAIQKFLKESEDHLSLKECIQDVNKADAEQQAILESCVVSSLNTTENRTMGETSEKTYTELSTLQDNEYNVNQYDLFPSSVSQTSNHNEKDVITASKCETNLIEIEDNQMVECQVTNPSTSSVPAVTQPSNHDCSRSSSSSSVLSSSSVSSHFSSSEPFGSGKSDIDPEYDVSADVASDSSDSGDENDTAKLVVNRKEDQTVLLEKQKEDDSTKQRGRKRTFNEANWKKNVTRRLRNSGKSYTSVKIAKLADGTKIKTQITRDAKKVLQPCTEKCRLKCKEKIMEEQRLVIFNEYWNLADLQRQRDFIASSLSPVAKSKYSIAKRSLNNAYYFHVLERKHRVCKTFFMSTLGITSRTIRTVCEKQKQKQTHGIIANEARGKHKKHKTRDHDILQAIMVHIQSIPRVESHYCRARTQKEYIEGTRTIAELYRDYKELCENKKVQCATYRTYYDVFTKQFNIDFYFPKKDQCDLCLEFRNASEQAKELIRHRYETHLQEKDLSRIERENDKKTGKYIVTFDLQATLPCPTGNASSFYYISKLNTYNLTFASFPDKDVSCYVWHEGEAKRGANEIGSCIWHFLNEINQKGINDSKMIDIIFYTDNCTGQNKNRFLFGLYSFAVHTLSNINVITHKYLIRGHTQNDADNVHSVIERQITRYKKAAAIYVPEQYITLIRQAKKTGQPYKVHEFSHDDFLDIKDLTASMGMKEIYKTSNGENVKISDIKVFEVRKDTPANFFCKISYAEDNFLNINMLCRRSNWNLQNLHFKKLYNRKLEISDKKKQGIISLMEKNIIPSFYHTFYLNL; this is encoded by the exons ATGGAAACTAAGCAAAACAGAAATTCACTGATAATGAAGCTTACAAAGAAAAATGTAGAAATTCATAACATTGATAAGCCAATGTGGgcaattcaaaaatttttaaaggaatcaGAAGATCACCTtagtttaaaag aatgtATCCAAGATGTTAATAAAGCTGATGCAGAACAACAAGCTATCTTGGAATCATGTGTAGTATCATCTTTAAATACAACAGAGAACAGAACCATGGGAGAAACATCAGAAAAAACTTATACCGAATTATCCACATTACAAG ATAATGAATATAACGTAAATCAGTACGATTTATTTCCGTCTAGTGTATCTCAGACATCGAACCATAATGAGAAAGATGTAATAACCGCTTCAAAATGTGAAACAAATCTCATCGAAATAGAAGACAATCAGATGGTTGAATGTCAag TTACAAATCCTTCAACGTCCAGTGTACCTGCTGTTACCCAGCCGTCAAATCATGATTGTTCCCGTTCTTCGAGTTCATCCAGTGTTTTAAGTTCATCCAGTGTTAGCAGCCACTTCAGTAGTTCTGAACCATTTGGCTCAGGAAAATCAGATATTGATCCAGAATATGATGTAAGCGCAGACGTCGCGTCAGATTCTTCCGATTCGGGTGATGAAAACGACACAGCAAAACTGGTGGTTAATAGGAAAGAAGATCAAACAGTATTACTCGAGAAACAAAAAGAGGATGATTCAACAAAACAAAGAGGAAGAAAGAGAACATTTAATGAGGCCAACTGGAAAAAAAATGTGACTCGACGCTTAAGAAACAGTGGAAAAAGTTACACATCAGTAAAAATTGCCAAACTGGCAGATGgaactaaaataaaaacacaaataactAGAGATGCAAAAAAAGTGTTACAACCTTGTACTGAAAAATGTAGGCTAAAATGTAAGGAAAAAATCATGGAAGAACAACGACTAGTAATTTTTAACGAATATTGGAACCTAGCAGATCTACAAAGGCAAAGGGATTTTATTGCATCATCATTGAGTCCCGTAGCAAAATCAAAGTACAGTATTGCTAAACGCAGTCTAAATAATGCGTATTATTTTCATGTACTTGAAAGGAAACACCGtgtttgtaaaactttttttatgTCTACCTTAGGAATCACTTCAAGGACTATAAGAACAGTATGTGAAAAACAAAAGCAAAAACAAACTCACGGTATTATTGCAAACGAAGCAAGAGGAAAACACAAAAAACACAAAACTAGGGACCATGATATTTTGCAAGCAATAATGGTTCACATTCAATCAATACCCCGGGTTGAGAGCCACTACTGCCGTGCACGGACCCAAAAAGAATATATAGAGGGAACGAGGACAATAGCCGAATTGTACAGGGATTATAAAGaattatgtgaaaataaaaaagtacaaTGTGCTACATACCGTACATACTACGATGTATTTACAAAGCAGTTTAATATAGAtttttattttccaaaaaaaGATCAATGTGATCTATGCCTAGAGTTTCGAAACGCTTCTGAACAAGCTAAAGAGTTGATAAGACACAGGTATGAGACCCACTTGCAGGAAAAAGATCTTTCAAGAATAGAAAGGGAAAACGATAAAAAAACTGGAAAGTACATAGTAACTTTTGATTTGCAAGCTACCTTACCATGTCCCACTGGCAATGCATCCTCCTTCTACTATATTTCGAAACTGAATACGTATAATTTAACTTTTGCCAGTTTCCCTGACAAAGACGTGTCGTGTTACGTTTGGCACGAGGGGGAAGCTAAAAGAGGTGCAAATGAGATTGGATCTTGTATATggcattttttaaatgaaataaatcaaaaaggtATCAACGACTCAAAAATGATAGATATTATTTTCTATACTGATAATTGCACAGGGCAGAACAAAAACAGATTTCTTTTCGGTCTATATTCATTTGCTGTACACACATTGAGCAACATAAACGTTATCACACATAAATATTTAATAAGAGGCCACACTCAAAATGATGCTGATAACGTTCATTCGGTAATAGAGCGACAAATAACACGATACAAAAAGGCTGCAGCTATTTATGTACCAGAACAGTACATTACACTTATCCGACAAGCGAAAAAAACAGGCCAACCTTACAAGGTTCACGAGTTTAGCCATGATGATTTTCTGGACATTAAAGATTTAACAGCTAGCATGGGCATGAAAGAAATTTATAAGACTTCAAATGGGGAAAACGTAAAAATCTCTGATATTAAGGTATTTGAGGTCAGAAAAGACACACCTGCCAATTTCTTTTGTAAAATATCCTACGCAGAAGATAATTTTTTGAACATTAATATGCTTTGTAGAAGATCAAATTGGAATTTGCAGAATttacactttaaaaaattatacaatAGGAAACTTGAAATATCTGATAAAAAGAAGCAGGGAATTATATcactaatggaaaaaaatataatcCCAAGTTTCTACCACACTTTCTATTTAAACCTTTAA